In Glycine soja cultivar W05 chromosome 10, ASM419377v2, whole genome shotgun sequence, the genomic stretch CCATTGCCGGACACATTGTTCACCGATAAGCACCGGAATGGTAATTGGTAAATCACTGAAGCTACAATGCAaatcaatctatttttttaaagcgtgaaaaatataatatatttatacaaattatgtaATATATGAGCCCTTTCCTATTGTACTTGCACAatatacttataaaaatatttacaaacatTAACAAGTgagaaatatattattataaaggaACAAGTGGTAATTATTTAACCCACCtcattatttgtttgtttaatgTATCGCAAGTGCATTTCAGATTGGGCAATCTGTAATACAATTGAACgcaaattatgttatttatgtgAAAAATATATCTGACGTTGGATTAATATCAAATATGCTTGCATGATCTTGCAATTACAGAATATTATCTCGTCAAAATTTAGGAACATGTATATCCTTTTTAGGCcgttgaataaaaataaacaaatctgAAAAGGTCATAAATAAACTATTCGGAACTTTTACTaatgaaatttaaatcttaGCAGTTATTTAGCACCACCAAAACTTTCATTGATTTGGATATAAGCATATATTATAACTTACAATAAAGGCATTTTCGCTCATTATTGAGAGGGAGAAATTAGACAGACCCTATTTCGACCTTTTTCAACATTTTGGTGGCTTCATTGAAATTCCATACTAATTTgcataaatttttaagaaagcCACCAGCAAGAACAGCCCTGTTCAATGCATCTACTAACCTGCTCTAGTTTAGGCAGCAAGTTTCTTATTACTACATTTACTCTCCACTAGGCTAAGTAGAAAATCTGTAAATACGTGCTCATAGCCTGGCATTTTTCCATATCCTGCAGTTGGTAACACCGTTAAAGAAGATAAAGTTCAGCTTTGATGTAAAtcatcaaaaatcaaaatcactaacatgtcaaaaaaatataaacaaacttTGATGTAAACCAAATAACCAGGATAACCCAGTGGACAAATGCAAAATAACCAACGTCATGTTCTTGTACGAATATATGGCTTGAGATaatgttaaattataaatgtcaAATCCGTAATCCATAAAACATCGTGATAAAAATATTCTGACTTCTTCAagttttatttacataaattctATTTCTTATTATAATACTATGACTGACTAGAGCTAGTTCATTTCAGGAATGTAGTTCAAATTCAATTATCTTGGGCGTAATTAAGCAACATACAACATACAACATACAGTACACGAAATCAAGAAACAcggttttttaaaattctacaaCACTGGAAGAAGCTCACAAGAAAGAGTACGAAGAACTAGCGCACCACATTAAGTTATGCAACAACACAATCATATCATAGACTAATGGGACAAGTTATACTTGCCAGGAAAGTAGTTGATGTCGATGACGTAAAACACATCCTTGGTTCCATATTCTCGAATCATATCTATGTTGAACAAGTGGAGTCCCTAGAGACAATTTAGTTTTAGTATATCATCTGAAAATGAAGAATGACtagaaatggaaaaaaaataagaaatgacaACAATACCAATCTATGACGGAGCTCCCTTGCAAGCCTCTCCAATAAAGGTCTTGGTGGATGTTCTGTAACAAAAGTGTCACAGTAGAAATCAGCCACTAGTTCCAGGCTTTAACACCAAAGCAATTAGATGCATTTAGTAACTCAAACAATCACCAAACTACATTAAAGGCCTCTTGAAAGATGGAGGGGAAAGAGGTAGTGGTTGCAGCACAATGGGATTCACTCTGTAATGAGTCAATATACACGATTTAATGGTCTCAACCATTCAGTAGGCCTTTATAAAGCTTTAGAAGGGACATTCATATCAAGTGGGACGTAAAAGATATAACAATAGTCGATAACTAAGAACACCACACCATTGGCATATCCAAATATTGGAAAAATGAAGGAGAAAAATGAAAGGTAATAgaattgcttttaaaaaaatgtttcactTTTTGTGATGGTGGGCGAAGAGTAGTCTCACCAGCGATATTAGGATCTAGATCAGCATCATCTGCAGAAGCGGCTGCACATGAAACTCTTGGAAAACGGAATACACCAGCAACTTTTGATAGTTCACGCTTACTGATGTTAGGAAGAGAGAAACGCCTCACAACCTTTATGGTTTCCCCAACAATGTAAATCTTAAAGAGAAGACCACCTGTATTGTCAACCCCAAACaccaaaaaacaaattaaagagaTAGATAACAATCTAAATTGAACACAAAAAGATCATGGTCTATGGATCAGTTCACAAACCATGATTGACAAACTCCTGTAGAACCAGTGGAGGTTCAACCGCTGAAAGAGAGAATTCATCATAAGCAAGAAATAGTTCATGTGACTTTGCAGTGCCATCAACAACTAGCGGTTTTGCAactgaaaaatacaaaaaaaaaaaaagtaagatttttaagatacatataattaaacacGAGAGATGACCAGCATTAGTCAACTAACTAAATACAAACTTCAGCAGGTAAAACATAACATTATAGCAGTATATCTGAGCTCGCAAaacataacattaaatagatacaAACAACTGAACAAGGTTCTTTAAAGTCCATTCAAATATTCTGAGCTATTTTCATTTGAAACCATCAATAGAGGTTGAATGAACGCATGCCAATCATCATGTGGCTTAAATGGAAATTTAGATCCGTCCCTAGAAATAATGAACAGGGGAAGAAGATTAAACAGAGTTGCATACCTAATGGCAACTTCATCCCAGCCTTAGTGACTTCATAAGGGATACTAGAGGGGTCTTTCTCTTTTGTGATAACTAGCTGACGTGGAACACCAACCTTGCCTGAAAAACAACAGTAGTTAATGTACTATCCTGAAACTTTCAGTGGGAGTTTTTATTGTTCTATTCTAGTAAATTGAAGTAAACAAGTTACCATGACAATCAGATAAGTTCAGATCCAACACATCTTGCAGCATGGATTGGCGATTGTGTAAATGTTGGATTGCATCCGGAGGATCAAGGACAGTTACCTCTGGATGTTTTTCCCTATAAtccttcaaaattaaaaaaggaaaaaaaagatccAATTAGCtccactaaaatgaaaaaaaactttaaaaagtaGTTACAAAGCATGAAACAATCACCAATTATGCATTTTCAGTTAGCTATGAAATTGTAGCAAAAAAAAGGCCAATATTGTAATTTATCATCTCATTAAACTGTCAAGCAAACCTTTTTAGGAGacggaagaaacaaaagataaacCTTTTTATCATCTCATTTGGTGTGTAGCATTATTGGCTTTTAACCTATATGAAAATTGATTTCCATGCCATAATACCGTAGTAGTGAACTATTTAAAGAAACAGCATTTTCAACTAAGAAACAAAGAACCAAATAGCAGATAGAGATAATAATCCGTTCTTTGGGCAACAAACTCCAGCCATGCCTAACTAAATTATTTAGATTAATCACAAAAGTAAATCCTCACTTGTTTGAACACTTGGGGACTGATTTCAACTATCTGATCATGATTCATGATGAGGAGAGCATGAACTCTGCAATTATGTCAGACAATAATAAGCTTTTAAGAATCCGGAAGATTTGGTTGTCCAGACCATCACCCCACTTCATGCTTAATTCCCAGACTAAGAATACTAACGATTTTCATGCAATGTCACGAATTTGTGTTTGTATAACGAAAAATAAGAAAGCATCGCAAGACTGCTATCACAATGTGAAAGTGGTAGAAATGTCAGAAATTTACAAACCTCAATAATCTCACGCCAAACCTCCCCGGACAACTGGAAAGAACAAATTGCCAGTCAGATTATATTAGAGAGAAGAGGGAAACAGAAGTAAATCTTACAATGCTAATAGCCTGTTATTGAAccacaaattcaaaaaaaaaaaaaaaaaaaacataaatgaaatctccacagaaaaaaaaatcatatatgaaGAATTTCAAAcgttaataatgataaaatgctGAAAAAATGCCACAGACCTTATGCAAGATAATATCAAAAGGACCTTGTTCTGGTAGTGGCTTGTTTAGATCAATAGCAACAAAGTTTATCCCCCTGTTCCTGCATCATACATATTTTTACGCATCACTATTAAGTATTAAGAGTGTCAAGATAGTAGCAAACAAGTTTATTAGTAGTTTTATTCAGATATACTGCCaaccaaaaatttatttcatggtAATAATACATAGACAAGacataaatgatcaaaatttgTTTTAGCTCAAACTAATCCTGATTATCCAAGCAAGATTAAATCTTATCATGTCTCACACTCTTACTTGATATATATAAGGAGAAATAGGTTTATTGGTTTACACTAGTAACATTGATCCAATAAATAGCTTTAATGTGATATGATTTTTATCAATCAAACCTTTGAATTATAACAACCTGTTTTggaaaaattgaacaaaaataagagtataatcaaattatttttattttcatatatttcaaAAGTAGATATCAAGCTAATCGCCATGTAAACTAATGATTGCTAAAAAATATAGGATCATCAATGTAAACTTTATAAAATCTGTCCCTAAGATGGAACTTTCAACTCTGAGAAAGGATCTATTTTTACCGGAGTAAGACAAAATAATTACTCTTACACCATTGCATAAATTTTTACaggataatttcataaaatcatTCATTAACTAGTTAGTACTTCACTGATATAGGTCAAGATTAacactattttaaaatatatgaaaataataatcattaaatgatattttcattGTTTAACATTTACAGAACTTAGGTAATGAACAATAATTCAATTTAACCGACAAAATTCACAATAATATTGAATGGAGTATTATGCAGAAGCTATACTGACGTAATTCAATTTCCTCTAATTCTGAATCTCTGATGCCCAATTGGCAGCAGTCTTTTCAGTGAACAGACAACAGACTACAACATTTGTGGACAATATTGTAAATTTAACATTCCAGAGAAGCAACCAAtgtgaattaatttaattaagaatacAAAACCAAGTACTAAGATTTGACCTTGGTTGTCCATGTGGACAACTCCAAAGGAAAGTAGGGCATAAGTGTTGGAATATTCcaatttaaattagaattgaGAAAAGCCCAAGACATAGCAGATACACATAAGCAAAATGAgcaagtttaaaataaatttaagaaataacaaaaaaaaaaagaaagaaaaaaaaatagattgccCGGGTTCGACTCACGACAGTGATAGCCATTAGACATGGTGCAAAAATTGCTCCACCATTACATTACACACTAAAAAGGCAAAGACACAACGTGTGGCTGTGAACCCCACCACTGCAAGCATAAGCCACTTTAGCTCTAAACAATCAAAACGCGAAATAAGTTACAAGatcaaaacaagaaaaccaaacaaaacccaaatataaaataaaaatgaaataaaataaaataaatgacccTTGTGAATATGCATGCAGATGAAGGTGAAGGGAAAAATAGTTGTTACTGTGCGAGACCGGTGAAACTTGGCTGCAGAAAgctcttttttttcttggacGTTAAAGCGTAGCCAACGACCACTTTCTGCGACGAAAACGTCGTCGTTCCCGTTTGtttctcctcttcttcttcttctccgcttGAGATTTCACCGTTTAGCCTCATCTTCGGACACCCCAGAAACTCCTCGTTTGAAAGATCAAATCTTTTGCCCTTCTCTGCCTTCAATTTTCGCGCGGGTGGGGTTCTCAATTTCGGAATATGCAAATCGCGCGAGAAGGAACGGAACAGAGaagggaaagagagaaaatgtgTTATGATTTgagggaagaggaagaggattgGGTTTGGGTGTAATTGTGGAAGAAATGAATGGAATGAGAAGAATATATAATGATACAATAGTGTTGTGTGATGGTGTCAAGCCAAGGTTTGTTGgaactcttttctctctctctctctctctgctctCTTATCCATTTGTCACTTTTGCCCTTTGTCTGTCaggtttattatttaattggttTGTTGGTTGGTTGGCATGCTCTGTGGAAGTCAAAAGATTAAAACTTTATAAATAAACACCTGCCCTATGGGGTTCGGCCTCAGGGTGAGATAAATGTtac encodes the following:
- the LOC114369542 gene encoding inositol-tetrakisphosphate 1-kinase 3-like isoform X2 produces the protein MNHDQIVEISPQVFKQDYREKHPEVTVLDPPDAIQHLHNRQSMLQDVLDLNLSDCHGKVGVPRQLVITKEKDPSSIPYEVTKAGMKLPLVAKPLVVDGTAKSHELFLAYDEFSLSAVEPPLVLQEFVNHGGLLFKIYIVGETIKVVRRFSLPNISKRELSKVAGVFRFPRVSCAAASADDADLDPNIAEHPPRPLLERLARELRHRLGLHLFNIDMIREYGTKDVFYVIDINYFPGYGKMPGYEHVFTDFLLSLVESKCSNKKLAA
- the LOC114369542 gene encoding inositol-tetrakisphosphate 1-kinase 3-like isoform X1, with amino-acid sequence MRLNGEISSGEEEEEEKQTGTTTFSSQKVVVGYALTSKKKKSFLQPSFTGLAQNRGINFVAIDLNKPLPEQGPFDIILHKLSGEVWREIIEDYREKHPEVTVLDPPDAIQHLHNRQSMLQDVLDLNLSDCHGKVGVPRQLVITKEKDPSSIPYEVTKAGMKLPLVAKPLVVDGTAKSHELFLAYDEFSLSAVEPPLVLQEFVNHGGLLFKIYIVGETIKVVRRFSLPNISKRELSKVAGVFRFPRVSCAAASADDADLDPNIAEHPPRPLLERLARELRHRLGLHLFNIDMIREYGTKDVFYVIDINYFPGYGKMPGYEHVFTDFLLSLVESKCSNKKLAA